In Vigna unguiculata cultivar IT97K-499-35 chromosome 3, ASM411807v1, whole genome shotgun sequence, a single genomic region encodes these proteins:
- the LOC114175156 gene encoding uncharacterized protein LOC114175156 produces MVNDYFARTLTIANRMKANGENKGDTEIVEKILRSMTPKFNYVVCSIEEAQDTNKLSIDELQSSLLVHEQRTSSPEEEQALKVTYGETSNLGRGRSGYQGCDRGRRRSNFDKSTVECFNCHKLGHF; encoded by the coding sequence ATGGTAAATGACTACTTCGCACGGACACTAACAATTGCGAACAGAATGAAGGCTAATGGTGAAAACAAAGGTGACACAGAAATCGTTGAAAAAATATTACGATCTATGACTCCAAAATTCAACTATGTGGTATGCTCAATTGAGGAAGCACAAGACACTAACAAACTGTCTATAGACGAATTGCAAAGCAGTTTGCTAGTACACGAGCAAAGGACGAGTAGCCCAGAAGAGGAACAAGCTTTGAAGGTGACATATGGGGAAACTTCTAATCTAGGAAGAGGTCGTAGTGGCTACCAAGGATGCGATCGAGGACGCAGAAGGTCAAATTTCGACAAATCCACTGTTGAGTGCTTCAATTGTCACAAACTAGGGCACTTCTAA
- the LOC114176538 gene encoding protein ECERIFERUM 26-like — translation MVWEESIVHDVRLSSVGPGQMTGSDVFHHPGGLDLAMKLHYLRVVYLFDSEASKDVTIMKIKDAMFSWFNHYFITCGRFRRSECGRPFIKCNDCGARFIEGNCSKTLEEWLAIKDCSLYKFLVSHQVIGPELSFSPPVLFQVTRFKCGGISLGLSWAHILGDPLSASEFINSLGRVMNDLGLKLHSNIPRCVPAPGQPGPQKDPISAKRIDPVGDHWIPANNKKMDTFSFHITSTQLNYLQAQIWGPSLHQTPGFESVCAMIWHCVARVRTKSEPKTVTVCRTDPYRKDNDNIGNNQVICKVEAGSECCIVESDLSVLARMLEDEGVDERKEIEEAIERDEGVSDLFVYGANLTFVDLEKINLYDLQLKGQTPRFVYYTIQGVGDEGAILVYPGPHDGKFVTMILPEDEMPKLKSELKINGLLLEDN, via the exons ATGGTCTGGGAAGAGAGCATAGTGCATGACGTGAGGCTATCCTCGGTTGGGCCGGGTCAGATGACCGGGTCGGATGTGTTTCACCACCCGGGTGGGTTGGACTTGGCCATGAAACTGCACTATCTCAGAGTTGTGTACTTGTTTGATAGTGAGGCTTCGAAAGATGTAaccataatgaaaataaaggatGCGATGTTCAGCTGGTTCAACCATTATTTCATCACCTGTGGCAGGTTCCGGAGATCAGAGTGTGGTAGGCCCTTCATCAAGTGTAATGACTGTGGTGCAAGGTTCATCGAAGGAAACTGTTCTAAAACACTTGAGGAGTGGCTAGCCATCAAGGACTGCTCCCTCTACAAGTTCCTTGTTTCTCACCAAGTCATTGGTCCTGAACTCTCTTTTTCTCCTCCTGTTCTGTTTCAG GTAACTAGATTTAAGTGCGGTGGAATTTCATTGGGTCTAAGTTGGGCCCATATATTGGGGGACCCACTTTCAGCTTCAGAATTTATAAACTCATTGGGCCGAGTAATGAATGACTTGGGCCTTAAATTGCATTCCAACATCCCAAGATGCGTCCCAGCACCCGGACAACCCGGACCCCAAAAGGATCCAATTTCAGCAAAACGGATTGACCCGGTTGGTGATCACTGGATCCCAGCCAACAACAAGAAAATGGACACATTCTCCTTCCACATAACAAGCACACAATTGAACTACTTGCAAGCACAAATCTGGGGTCCGAGTCTCCACCAAACCCCTGGTTTTGAATCCGTATGTGCCATGATTTGGCATTGTGTAGCCCGGGTCCGGACAAAATCCGAACCGAAAACCGTAACCGTGTGTCGAACCGACCCGTATAGGAAGGACAACGATAACATTGGTAACAACCAAGTTATATGCAAGGTTGAGGCTGGAAGTGAATGTTGCATTGTTGAGAGTGATTTGAGTGTTTTGGCAAGAATGCTTGAGGATGAAGGTGTTGATGAGAGGAAAGAAATTGAAGAAGCAATTGAGCGAGACGAAGGTGTGAGTGATTTGTTCGTGTATGGTGCGAATTTGACATTTGTGGACttagaaaaaatcaatttgtatGATTTGCAATTGAAGGGACAGACGCCAAGATTTGTTTACTACACGATTCAAGGTGTTGGAGATGAAGGAGCTATTTTGGTGTATCCGGGGCCACATGATGGGAAGTTTGTGACCATGATTTTGCCAGAGGATGAAATGCCCAAGCTTAAATCTGAACTCAAGATCAATGGTCTTCTGCTTGAggataattaa